One segment of Streptomyces sp. NA02950 DNA contains the following:
- a CDS encoding DUF4031 domain-containing protein — protein MAVLIDPPAWPGHGRMWSHLVSDVSYDELHAFASRIGAPRRGFDRDHYDVPSELYEAAVRAGAEEVGSKELVRRLTAAGLRRPKRARAAGAWGTPPRRAP, from the coding sequence ATGGCCGTACTGATCGACCCACCGGCCTGGCCGGGCCACGGCCGGATGTGGTCGCACCTGGTGAGCGATGTCTCGTACGACGAGCTCCACGCGTTCGCGTCCCGGATCGGCGCGCCCCGCCGCGGTTTCGACCGCGACCACTACGACGTGCCGAGCGAGCTCTACGAGGCGGCGGTCCGGGCCGGGGCCGAGGAGGTCGGCAGCAAGGAGCTGGTGCGGCGGCTGACGGCGGCGGGCCTGCGCCGCCCGAAGCGGGCGCGGGCCGCGGGGGCGTGGGGGACGCCCCCGCGGCGGGCCCCGTGA
- a CDS encoding Cmx/CmrA family chloramphenicol efflux MFS transporter — translation MPSSPSASARMPVAVYILGLSVFALGTSEFMLSGLLQPVARDMDVSIPTAGLLVSAFAIGMVVGAPVLAAATLRLPRRTTLISLLAAFGLGQVAGAVAPSYGVLFASRVVSALACAGFWAVGAAVAVSLVPVNARARAMAVMVGGLSIANIAGVPAGAFLGQHAGWRAAFWAVAGLSAIGLVGVVALVPRTEVPSGEDTPRLRNELRIYRDRQVWLALVTTALNGGAVFCLFSYLAPLLTDVAGLAESWVPTVLALFGVGALIGTVVGGRIADAHLFGTMYAGIAASAVVLAVLALTAHYPVAAVTLALLLGFTAFFTAPALNARMFNVANAAPTLAGATTTAAFNIGNTVGPWLGGLVISAGWGYPAVAWTGAVMAALAIGTTALASRIHRAESGSRVVLGSAAAMALDPQSESATR, via the coding sequence ATGCCGTCCAGTCCCAGCGCTTCCGCGCGCATGCCCGTCGCCGTCTATATCCTCGGTCTGTCCGTCTTCGCGCTCGGGACGTCCGAGTTCATGCTGTCCGGGCTGCTGCAACCCGTGGCGCGGGACATGGATGTGTCGATTCCCACGGCCGGGCTGCTGGTGTCCGCGTTTGCCATCGGGATGGTGGTGGGGGCGCCCGTGCTGGCGGCGGCCACGTTGCGGTTGCCGCGGCGGACGACGCTGATCTCGCTGCTGGCCGCCTTCGGGCTCGGCCAGGTCGCGGGGGCGGTGGCGCCGTCGTACGGGGTGCTGTTCGCGTCGCGGGTGGTGAGTGCGCTCGCGTGTGCCGGGTTCTGGGCGGTGGGCGCGGCGGTGGCGGTGTCGCTGGTGCCGGTGAACGCGCGGGCGCGGGCGATGGCGGTGATGGTCGGTGGCTTGAGCATCGCGAACATCGCGGGGGTGCCCGCGGGGGCCTTCCTCGGGCAGCACGCGGGATGGCGGGCGGCCTTCTGGGCGGTGGCCGGATTGTCGGCGATCGGGCTCGTCGGGGTCGTCGCGCTCGTACCGCGTACCGAGGTGCCGAGCGGTGAGGACACTCCGCGGCTGCGGAACGAGCTGCGGATCTACCGCGATCGGCAGGTCTGGCTCGCGCTGGTCACCACCGCGCTCAACGGGGGCGCGGTCTTCTGTCTGTTCTCGTATCTCGCGCCGCTGCTGACGGACGTGGCCGGGCTCGCGGAGAGCTGGGTGCCGACCGTGCTGGCGCTGTTCGGGGTCGGGGCGCTGATCGGTACGGTGGTCGGCGGGCGGATCGCGGACGCCCATCTGTTCGGCACGATGTACGCGGGCATAGCGGCCTCGGCCGTTGTGCTGGCCGTGCTGGCGCTCACCGCGCACTACCCCGTCGCGGCCGTGACCCTGGCGCTGCTGCTCGGGTTCACGGCCTTCTTCACCGCGCCCGCGCTCAACGCCCGGATGTTCAACGTGGCCAACGCCGCCCCGACGCTGGCGGGGGCGACCACGACCGCCGCCTTCAACATCGGCAACACGGTCGGCCCGTGGCTGGGCGGACTTGTCATCAGCGCGGGCTGGGGCTACCCCGCGGTGGCCTGGACCGGTGCGGTGATGGCCGCGCTCGCCATCGGGACGACCGCGCTCGCCTCCCGGATCCACCGGGCGGAGAGCGGCTCCCGGGTGGTCCTCGGCTCGGCGGCGGCCATGGCCCTGGACCCGCAGTCCGAGAGCGCCACGCGCTGA
- a CDS encoding XRE family transcriptional regulator, whose amino-acid sequence MLWPKSVRNRLKTGGDQEIVQSYPYRSACPSTVWADLIAGADDELYFAGYTSYFLWTQVPALSQTLRQKAEGGCRVRFLLGDPNGAVTRQREQIEDVTLTVSTRIGMTLEQLARMGPVDGVEARFSAAADAVNHVSLSVFRFDDQALVTPHLARLVGHDSPLMHLRRLGDGGMFSRFAEHAEELWSGGVPAPVGQPR is encoded by the coding sequence ATGCTGTGGCCGAAGTCCGTGCGGAACCGGCTGAAGACCGGTGGCGATCAGGAGATCGTTCAGAGCTATCCGTATCGGTCCGCATGTCCGTCCACGGTCTGGGCCGACCTCATCGCCGGGGCTGACGACGAGCTGTACTTCGCCGGATACACCTCCTACTTCCTCTGGACCCAGGTACCCGCCCTGTCGCAGACCCTGCGGCAGAAGGCGGAGGGCGGGTGCAGGGTCCGCTTTCTGCTCGGGGACCCGAACGGCGCGGTGACCCGGCAGCGGGAGCAGATCGAGGACGTCACCTTGACGGTCTCCACCCGGATCGGCATGACCCTGGAGCAGCTGGCCCGGATGGGGCCGGTCGATGGGGTGGAGGCGCGCTTCTCAGCGGCGGCCGACGCTGTGAACCACGTCTCGCTGTCGGTCTTCCGCTTCGACGACCAGGCACTGGTCACCCCTCATCTGGCCCGGCTCGTGGGACACGATTCACCGCTGATGCATCTGCGGCGGCTCGGGGACGGCGGGATGTTCTCCCGGTTCGCGGAGCACGCGGAAGAGCTGTGGTCCGGCGGCGTACCCGCCCCGGTGGGGCAGCCGCGGTAG
- a CDS encoding radical SAM protein produces MSTVDESPATSSTTAPRVVELEITGACQLQCTQCFAASGPNGTHGAMAADDWRRVIGDAAALGVREVQLIGGEPTTHPAWAELVDQALSLGLQVEIYSNLFHIKPDGWNVLARGGVKLATSYYSDRAEEHDAITTRPGSYERTRANIAEAVRRGIPLRVGIVSVLPGQRVSEARKELEALGVRLIRTDRTRRVGRASLPGAGVDAGELCGRCGLGQAAVLPSGEVTPCVMARWLTTGNVRERGLAAVLGGEAWAEALRLIPARVGGGPCDPDCKPASDGGDCSPAEQPACDPKYDE; encoded by the coding sequence ATGAGCACCGTCGACGAGAGCCCGGCGACGTCCTCGACGACCGCGCCGAGGGTCGTCGAGCTGGAGATCACCGGAGCCTGTCAGCTTCAGTGCACGCAGTGCTTCGCCGCGTCAGGACCGAACGGTACGCACGGCGCGATGGCGGCCGACGACTGGCGGCGGGTGATCGGCGACGCGGCGGCACTCGGCGTGCGGGAGGTGCAGCTCATCGGCGGCGAGCCCACCACGCACCCTGCGTGGGCCGAGCTGGTCGACCAGGCGCTGAGCTTGGGGCTTCAGGTCGAGATCTACAGCAACTTGTTCCACATCAAACCGGATGGGTGGAACGTACTCGCCCGCGGGGGCGTGAAGCTGGCCACCAGCTACTACAGCGATCGCGCCGAAGAACACGACGCGATTACGACGCGTCCAGGGAGCTACGAACGGACCCGGGCGAACATCGCCGAGGCCGTACGGCGTGGCATCCCGCTGCGGGTCGGCATCGTGTCCGTCCTGCCGGGGCAGCGAGTGAGCGAGGCGCGCAAGGAGCTGGAAGCGCTCGGGGTGAGGCTGATCCGCACGGACCGGACACGGCGCGTCGGCCGGGCCTCGCTGCCAGGGGCCGGGGTGGACGCGGGAGAGCTGTGTGGACGGTGCGGGCTCGGGCAGGCGGCGGTTCTGCCCTCCGGCGAGGTGACGCCGTGTGTGATGGCGCGGTGGCTGACCACCGGCAACGTGCGGGAGCGCGGCTTGGCCGCAGTGCTGGGCGGCGAGGCGTGGGCCGAGGCGCTGCGACTGATTCCGGCCCGCGTGGGCGGGGGTCCATGTGACCCTGACTGCAAGCCCGCGTCCGACGGCGGGGACTGTTCGCCCGCCGAACAACCGGCTTGCGATCCGAAGTACGACGAGTGA
- a CDS encoding methyltransferase domain-containing protein, whose product MSSLVVRMLRHGLLYDGADLGLIGTGTGASTALAVRRLGDKHVTTMDVDPYLTEAATERLASLGMSPRVVTCDAMEPLPGDFDRIVSLVALRNLASVLAALRPGGRLVTTLARMNVIVTADKEADGCARGVVEWDRAGFMGTRAGSDYPPGAGETFAAVRDREGQQVTEGRYPVLNVAEAWDVRAMLELAVPGVETRYEESGEQRTAWLVHTDGSWARAEATWIDPPMVHQGGPRRLWTALERIRHRLNAEGGLPIYGSHVHITPDGVCHFTRGTWSASYG is encoded by the coding sequence ATGTCCAGCCTGGTGGTTCGGATGCTGCGCCACGGGCTGTTGTACGACGGCGCGGACCTCGGCCTGATTGGCACGGGTACCGGGGCCAGTACCGCGCTTGCGGTGCGGCGCCTCGGGGACAAGCACGTCACGACCATGGACGTCGACCCGTACCTGACCGAGGCGGCGACCGAGCGGCTTGCGTCGCTCGGGATGTCCCCCCGGGTGGTCACCTGCGACGCCATGGAGCCGCTTCCGGGGGACTTCGACCGCATCGTTTCCCTGGTCGCGCTCCGCAACCTCGCGAGTGTGCTGGCCGCGCTCCGTCCCGGCGGGCGTCTGGTGACGACGCTCGCCCGCATGAACGTGATCGTCACGGCCGACAAGGAAGCCGACGGCTGCGCCCGCGGGGTGGTCGAGTGGGATCGCGCAGGGTTCATGGGCACCCGCGCCGGGTCCGATTACCCGCCGGGCGCGGGCGAGACTTTCGCCGCCGTACGGGATCGCGAGGGCCAGCAGGTGACCGAAGGCCGTTATCCGGTGCTGAACGTCGCGGAGGCGTGGGACGTGCGCGCCATGCTCGAACTCGCCGTGCCCGGGGTCGAGACCCGCTACGAGGAAAGCGGTGAGCAGCGTACGGCATGGCTGGTGCACACCGACGGCTCATGGGCGCGTGCCGAGGCGACGTGGATCGATCCGCCCATGGTCCATCAGGGCGGCCCTCGGCGTCTGTGGACGGCGCTCGAACGCATCCGTCACCGGCTCAACGCCGAGGGCGGCCTACCGATCTACGGCAGCCACGTGCACATCACGCCCGACGGTGTGTGCCACTTCACGCGCGGCACATGGTCGGCCTCCTACGGCTGA
- a CDS encoding copper homeostasis protein CutC codes for MSRPILEVIALHPADAIAAQAGGADRLELVTDMAADGLTPSRGTFAAVRAAVDIPVRVMLRASDGFTAGSALDALCESAAALRSEGADEFVLGFLTGGGDVDLAAVTALTEVIGESPWTFHRAIDRAADRDTLRKQLADLPGLDTYLTAGSALGVDDGLLTLLAEAARTGLPGYEPGIMAGGGLRLGHLSALRAAGIDAFHIGSAARPAGWDGPVDAAAVSQWRAALDVPVPVG; via the coding sequence ATGTCTAGACCAATTCTCGAGGTGATCGCGCTCCACCCGGCGGACGCGATCGCCGCACAGGCCGGTGGGGCGGACCGCCTCGAACTGGTCACCGACATGGCCGCCGACGGGCTCACCCCCTCCCGGGGGACGTTCGCCGCCGTCCGGGCGGCCGTGGACATTCCGGTCCGGGTGATGCTCCGCGCGTCCGACGGCTTCACCGCCGGGTCGGCCCTCGACGCCCTCTGCGAGAGCGCGGCCGCCCTCCGCTCCGAGGGCGCCGATGAATTCGTGCTGGGGTTCCTCACCGGGGGCGGGGATGTGGATCTCGCCGCCGTCACCGCTCTCACCGAAGTCATTGGCGAGAGCCCCTGGACCTTCCACCGTGCCATCGACCGGGCCGCCGACCGCGACACCCTCCGCAAACAGCTCGCCGACCTCCCGGGTCTGGACACCTACCTCACCGCCGGGTCGGCTCTCGGCGTCGATGACGGTCTCCTGACCCTGCTGGCCGAGGCGGCCCGTACCGGTCTGCCCGGCTATGAGCCGGGGATCATGGCGGGTGGCGGACTGCGCCTCGGCCATCTGTCCGCGCTCCGTGCCGCCGGGATCGACGCCTTCCACATCGGCAGTGCCGCCCGGCCCGCCGGATGGGACGGTCCCGTGGACGCCGCCGCCGTCAGCCAGTGGCGTGCCGCCCTGGATGTTCCGGTTCCGGTGGGCTGA
- a CDS encoding ATP-binding domain-containing protein has product MPSHAPDPSDPSDPSDSSDPLARERAHLTASRAALRAMRANVEALDLRDVTANWVNAEVLQHQVEERIKALADLADTPLFFGRLNYLHAPGAEAAEGAEGAEGERFYIGRRHVHDADGDPMVIDWRAPVSQPFYQASKKAPMDIALRRRFGYTGGELTAYEDEHLSDPAEAEHSSKLLQAEIERPRVGPMRDIVATIQPEQDEIVRAGIGGTVCVQGAPGTGKTAVGLHRVAYLLYAHRERLARSGTLVIGPNRSFLHYIEQVLPALGELQVAQATVEDLVAHVEVRGTDTAEAARLKGDARMAEVLRRALRSHVTAPAEPCVVVRGSRRWRVPAYELAEIVQELLSNISRWRDGRDIRYGAARDALPQRIAHAVLVRMEQAGEAPDDRVQDAVARNTAVKAAVKAIWPAVDPAKLVLRLLSDADFLAEHADGLFDADELKAVLWARPARGVKSAKWSPADAVLIDEAADLIERTHSLGHVVLDEAQDLSPMQYRAVGRRCTTGSATVLGDLAQGTTPWATASWQEALAHLGKAGAAVEELTQGFRVPREVIAYASRLLPDIAPGLTEATSIREAAGDFAVREVDPVELDDAVIVACREALTHEGSIGLIAADARVPVLAEKLAAAGLTYLAPGEETSARARLTLVPATLAKGLEYDYVVLDEPAAVVDGEPDERTGLRRLYVALTRAVSGLTVVHGAGLPERLR; this is encoded by the coding sequence GTGCCCTCGCACGCCCCTGACCCGTCCGACCCGTCCGACCCGTCCGACTCGTCCGACCCGCTCGCGCGGGAGCGCGCCCATCTCACCGCGTCCCGCGCGGCCCTCCGCGCCATGCGCGCAAACGTCGAGGCCCTCGACCTCCGGGACGTCACCGCCAACTGGGTCAACGCCGAGGTGCTGCAACACCAGGTCGAGGAGCGCATCAAGGCGCTCGCCGACCTCGCCGACACCCCGCTCTTCTTCGGCCGCCTGAACTACCTCCACGCACCGGGCGCGGAGGCGGCGGAGGGCGCCGAGGGCGCCGAGGGCGAACGCTTCTACATCGGGCGGCGGCATGTGCACGACGCCGACGGCGACCCCATGGTCATCGACTGGCGCGCCCCCGTCTCCCAGCCCTTCTACCAGGCGTCGAAGAAGGCGCCGATGGACATCGCGCTGCGCCGCCGCTTCGGTTACACCGGCGGCGAGTTGACCGCCTACGAGGACGAGCACCTCAGCGACCCGGCCGAGGCCGAGCACTCCAGCAAACTGCTCCAGGCCGAGATCGAGCGCCCGCGCGTCGGCCCGATGCGGGACATCGTCGCGACGATCCAGCCCGAGCAGGACGAGATCGTCCGCGCCGGGATCGGCGGCACCGTCTGTGTCCAGGGGGCACCGGGCACCGGGAAGACGGCGGTGGGCCTGCACCGCGTGGCGTATCTGCTCTACGCGCACCGCGAGCGGCTGGCCCGCTCCGGCACCCTCGTCATCGGCCCCAACCGCTCCTTCCTCCACTACATCGAGCAAGTGCTGCCCGCGCTCGGTGAGTTGCAGGTGGCGCAGGCGACCGTCGAGGACCTGGTGGCGCATGTGGAGGTACGCGGCACCGACACCGCCGAGGCGGCCCGGCTGAAGGGCGACGCGCGGATGGCCGAGGTGCTGCGCCGCGCGCTGCGGTCGCATGTGACCGCCCCGGCCGAGCCCTGTGTGGTGGTGCGCGGTTCGCGCCGCTGGCGGGTGCCCGCGTACGAGCTGGCGGAGATCGTCCAGGAGTTGCTCAGTAACATCAGTCGCTGGCGCGACGGGCGCGACATCCGCTACGGTGCGGCCCGCGACGCCCTGCCGCAGCGGATCGCCCACGCGGTGCTGGTCCGTATGGAGCAGGCGGGCGAGGCCCCTGACGACCGGGTCCAGGACGCGGTGGCCCGCAACACCGCCGTGAAGGCGGCGGTCAAGGCGATCTGGCCGGCGGTCGACCCGGCGAAGCTGGTCCTGCGGCTGCTCTCCGACGCCGACTTCCTGGCCGAGCACGCGGACGGCCTCTTCGACGCCGACGAGCTGAAGGCCGTGCTGTGGGCCAGGCCCGCCCGCGGCGTGAAGTCCGCGAAGTGGTCCCCGGCGGACGCGGTGCTGATCGACGAGGCGGCCGACCTCATCGAACGCACCCACTCCCTGGGCCATGTGGTCCTGGACGAGGCGCAGGACCTGTCCCCCATGCAGTACCGCGCGGTCGGCCGCCGCTGCACCACCGGCTCGGCCACGGTGCTCGGTGACCTCGCGCAGGGCACCACGCCCTGGGCGACGGCCAGTTGGCAGGAGGCCCTGGCCCACCTGGGCAAGGCGGGAGCGGCCGTCGAGGAGCTGACGCAGGGCTTCCGGGTGCCGCGCGAGGTGATCGCCTACGCGTCACGGCTGCTGCCCGACATCGCCCCCGGCCTGACCGAGGCCACCTCCATCCGCGAGGCGGCGGGCGACTTCGCGGTGCGGGAGGTGGACCCGGTCGAGTTGGACGACGCGGTGATCGTGGCCTGCCGGGAGGCGCTGACGCACGAGGGCTCGATCGGCCTGATCGCCGCCGATGCGCGGGTGCCGGTGCTGGCGGAGAAGCTGGCGGCGGCGGGGCTGACGTATCTCGCCCCTGGCGAGGAGACCAGCGCGCGGGCCCGGCTCACCCTGGTCCCGGCGACGCTGGCGAAGGGCCTGGAGTACGACTACGTGGTACTGGACGAACCGGCGGCGGTGGTTGACGGCGAACCGGACGAACGGACCGGGCTGCGGCGGCTGTACGTGGCGCTGACGCGGGCGGTGTCGGGGCTGACGGTGGTGCATGGGGCGGGGTTGCCGGAGCGGTTGCGGTAG
- a CDS encoding DNA repair helicase XPB, whose protein sequence is MNGPLIVQSDKTLLLEVDHEQADACRRAIAPFAELERAPEHIHTYRVTPLGLWNARAAGHDAEQVVDALVEYSRYPVPHALLVDVAETMARYGRLRLLKHPTHGLVLETSDRPVLEEILRSRRVQPLVGARIDPDTVVVHPSERGQIKQTLLKLGWPAEDLAGYVDGEAHPIELREEGWALRPYQKQAVAGFWHGGSGVVVLPCGAGKTLVGAGAMATAKSTTLILVTNTVSARQWKHELVRRTSLTEDEIGEYSGTRKEIRPVTIATYQVLTTKRKGIYQHLELFDSRDWGLIVYDEVHLLPAPVFKFTADLQARRRLGLTATLVREDGRESDVFSLIGPKRFDAPWKEIEAQGYIAPADCVEVRVTLTETERLAYATAETEEKYRYCATTDSKRRITEALVARHRGQQTLVIGQYIDQLDELGEHLDAPVIKGETTNAQREKLFGAFREGEISVLVVSKVANFSIDLPEATVAIQVSGTFGSRQEEAQRLGRVLRPKADGHPAVFYSVVARDTIDQDFAAHRQRFLAEQGYTYRIVDAKELLADEDV, encoded by the coding sequence GTGAATGGACCCCTCATCGTCCAAAGCGACAAGACGCTCCTGCTCGAGGTGGACCACGAGCAGGCAGACGCCTGCCGCCGCGCCATCGCGCCCTTCGCCGAGCTGGAGCGCGCGCCCGAGCACATCCACACCTACCGGGTGACCCCGCTCGGGCTGTGGAACGCCCGGGCCGCCGGGCACGACGCCGAGCAGGTCGTCGACGCCCTCGTCGAGTACTCCCGCTATCCCGTACCGCACGCCCTGCTGGTCGACGTCGCCGAGACGATGGCCCGCTACGGGCGGCTGCGGCTGCTGAAGCACCCCACCCACGGTCTGGTCCTGGAGACCAGCGACCGCCCGGTGCTGGAGGAGATCCTGCGGTCCAGGCGGGTCCAGCCGCTGGTCGGCGCGCGGATCGATCCGGACACGGTGGTGGTCCACCCCTCCGAGCGCGGCCAGATCAAGCAGACGCTGCTCAAGCTGGGCTGGCCCGCCGAGGACCTGGCCGGTTACGTCGACGGCGAGGCCCATCCCATCGAGCTGCGCGAGGAGGGCTGGGCGCTGCGGCCGTACCAGAAGCAGGCCGTCGCGGGGTTCTGGCACGGCGGTTCCGGTGTGGTCGTCCTCCCCTGCGGCGCCGGGAAGACGCTGGTGGGCGCGGGTGCGATGGCCACCGCCAAATCGACCACGCTGATCCTGGTCACCAACACCGTCTCGGCCCGCCAGTGGAAGCACGAGCTGGTGCGCCGCACCTCGCTCACCGAGGACGAGATCGGTGAGTACAGCGGTACGAGGAAGGAGATCCGCCCGGTCACCATCGCCACGTACCAGGTGCTGACCACCAAGCGGAAGGGCATCTACCAGCATCTGGAGCTGTTCGACTCCCGCGACTGGGGTCTGATCGTCTACGACGAGGTGCATCTGCTGCCCGCCCCCGTCTTCAAGTTCACCGCCGATCTCCAGGCACGGCGGCGGCTCGGGCTGACCGCCACGCTCGTCCGCGAGGACGGCCGCGAGTCCGATGTCTTCTCCCTCATCGGGCCCAAGCGCTTCGACGCGCCCTGGAAGGAGATCGAGGCCCAGGGCTATATCGCGCCCGCCGACTGTGTCGAGGTCCGCGTCACTCTGACGGAGACCGAGCGGCTGGCGTACGCCACGGCCGAGACCGAGGAGAAGTACCGCTACTGCGCCACGACCGACTCCAAGCGCCGGATCACCGAGGCGCTGGTGGCCCGGCACCGGGGGCAGCAGACGCTGGTGATCGGTCAGTACATCGACCAGCTCGACGAGTTGGGCGAGCATCTGGACGCACCGGTCATCAAGGGCGAGACGACCAACGCCCAGCGCGAGAAGCTCTTCGGCGCCTTCCGGGAGGGCGAGATCTCCGTCCTCGTGGTCTCGAAGGTCGCCAACTTCTCGATCGACCTTCCCGAGGCCACGGTCGCCATCCAGGTGTCCGGCACCTTCGGCTCCCGCCAGGAGGAGGCCCAGCGGCTGGGCCGGGTGCTGCGGCCGAAGGCCGACGGTCATCCGGCGGTCTTCTACTCGGTGGTCGCGCGCGACACGATCGACCAGGACTTCGCCGCGCACCGTCAGCGGTTCCTGGCCGAGCAGGGGTACACGTACCGGATCGTGGACGCGAAGGAGCTGCTGGCGGACGAGGACGTGTAG
- a CDS encoding VanZ family protein yields MLQRHSLRAQAARVLVLLLAFVCMVGFAVALARATLVPSPGSSDLVHTNMRPGASLRAYLDQPAIQDTIKQIGGNVLLGAPFGVLLPMLMPRARGAVRVVLVTGLVMVMVETAQGLIVEGRAFDVDDVILNTSGALLGYVLIGRLLGRALHPRRRHWWHRWTKRSSSSPA; encoded by the coding sequence CTGCTCCAGCGCCATTCGCTGCGGGCACAGGCCGCCCGCGTGTTGGTGCTGCTGCTGGCGTTCGTCTGCATGGTGGGCTTCGCGGTGGCGCTGGCCAGGGCCACGCTCGTGCCCTCCCCGGGCTCCTCCGACCTCGTCCACACCAACATGCGGCCGGGTGCCTCGCTGCGCGCGTACCTCGACCAGCCCGCCATTCAGGACACGATCAAGCAGATCGGCGGCAATGTGCTGCTCGGCGCGCCCTTCGGGGTTCTGCTGCCGATGCTGATGCCCAGGGCGCGGGGCGCGGTGCGGGTGGTGCTGGTGACCGGGCTGGTGATGGTGATGGTCGAGACGGCTCAAGGGCTGATCGTCGAGGGCCGCGCCTTCGACGTCGACGACGTGATCCTCAATACGAGTGGCGCCCTGCTGGGCTATGTCCTGATCGGGCGGCTGCTCGGCCGTGCGCTGCACCCCCGGCGCCGCCACTGGTGGCACCGCTGGACCAAGCGCTCGTCCTCTTCCCCGGCCTGA